A stretch of DNA from Rheinheimera sp. MMS21-TC3:
TCCTAATAACCTATATCTGACAGATATATAGTTAAGGGTCCTTGGCAAAGGGCATACAGCTTACTTTAGTTAGCTCTACCCGTTTTTCGCTACTTTCATCTTGGAGCCAACAGCGTTTATTATCTAGCCATAAGCTATATGTACGAGTTGGTAACTGATGTCGCCCCATTATAGGTAAACCCCTAGAGTCTCGTAGTAGTGCTTGTTCAATAATCAATATATTGTCGTTGGTCAGTACAGTATCAGACAACTTCACCGGTGCCCCGCCCGATAACGCTATTATGCCTTGCTGTAACTGCAGTTTAACATCAGCATTCACCATGTTAAGTACTGCAGGCTGGGCAGCAGTTGTCATATTCTGGCAACCAAAAGCCAAGATAACGCTAGCCACTAAAGTTAATTTTTTCATCATTACTCCAGTGGTAAAATCGGCATACTAATCCGGTTATCTAAAAGTAGATTAGGTTGTTTTAGTTTAAACTCAACTGTACCAGTTTCTTTGACTGCCGCGAATGAATCTGTTTTATCTACTTGTTGTGATACTGATGCAGCAACGACAGGACAGCTATGATGTTTTGCAAAATATAAAGCTGTATTTAAACTCGCTTCGGCAGTGTTACCCAAATTATGTTTAAAATCATCTTCTACTGCACAGCCTTTAACATCTGCTGCATAAACCGGATATTCTACTGGTATAAAACCATCAGCGTAGTCACCAAAACCTTTAGCATTTATGCCAGAGAATTGCACGGTAAAATATGTAAGGCCACAGTTGTCTGCTGGATAAAAGCCATAAGGCTTACCGCAAGTTTGGCCGCCTATTTGAATTACTTCAACATCTACGCCACGCAAAGCATTCATAAAGGCTTCGCTTGCCGAACAAGTTGACTCACTCGTAAGGACAAAGACTCTATTTAAACCTAGTGTAGGTAATGCCTGTGATGTTAACCGGCCCTGATTGTAATCAATAACAGTATCATAAAAAGGCATTGGCTGTAGCGGAGCACCCGTTACTGGGTTCGTATTTGGATATTTATCATTAAACTGTACTTTTTCAAAAAAGCGATCTTGGATAATATTATTGCCAGCAACCATATATCCAAACTGTGATGCTAAAGCTAACAAGCCACCACCGTTATAGCGTAAATCAATCACTAGCTCTGAAATGTTTTCTGTACCGAATTTTTCTATGGCACTTATAAGTTGTGGTTGGGCTATAGCGATATGGCTGTTAAACACCAAATAGCCCACTTTGCCAATATCGGTATTTATTACCGAGACATTTTGCACTGGTGTAGTAGCAACATCTGCAGATTGCACATTGTAAGTCATTTGATTTCCGGCCACTTTCTGCATAACAATCTGATGCGATTCACCTGCTGAACTCGGATACAGACCGGCTAAAATTTTTGCAAGCCCCTCATCAGTATTATCATTTACAAAGTCGACACCATTAACAAATCTAACCTCATCACCACGGCTAATACCCGCACTAGCAGCTGGCGAACCAGGCTCGGTATAAGCAACCGTCAGTTTGCGCGGTGGTACGCCTTGATTTAAGTGCCAGCTAATTCCGTAACCTGATTCAACACCACTTTGAGTTTGCTGCAAATAATCGGCAGTATTCTGTACAAAGTGGAACTTATCTTTACTAGCACCAGAATCGGTTTTGCCATCTGTTTTTAATCGATGAAAATAGTCGACAACATTGTAGCCGGCAGGATTAAGATCACTCAGTTCGCGGTACCATAAGTAAGTGCGGTTACTCCAAGAGCGCAGCCAAAGTTTTTCATGCAAAGCTGAGCCTACCTTATCTGGATAAGCTTTATTGCTAAAGGGGTCTATACCCTTGCGTGGTATCGCACAATAATCTTTCAATTTAGACTCTGCTAAATATTGACCTGGCGTATAAACAAGCTGATTACCCCCAGATATATCATCAGTGTCAATCGAACTACCCGAGCCGCCACAGCCGGTAAGCAACAAGCTTATTGCAGCGACCATTAAGGTTAATTTATGAGGTAAATGCACTTGAGCCTCTCCATGCTGTTTTGAAATACTTTTTATAATTAAAAATTTAATAGAACAAAACTAAGCCTAATTAACATTACCACCAGGTCCTGTCACTGTGGCCACATCTATCAACCCTTCTCGAATAGCGCCTGTCAGGTCAGTGTATAAGAGCGTTTCTGCTGTCGCAAAGTTTACATTTAAACCATTTATCATACACACTTGATTGCGACCATTGGCTTTACTACGATAGAGCGCCATATCAGAAATTTGCATTACTTTTTCCCAATCCAGCTCTTGTTCACTGATATTAGCAAAAGGCAGGTGAATAAAGCCACCGCTGACACTAACATTAATCCTGTGTTGTTCATATTGTACTGGAGCCTCAGCAAGTTTATTTAAGATCCGCTTAATAAAAATAGGGACTTTTTCTAAAGAGATATTATCTAATAACAATAAAATTTCTTCGCCGCCCCAGCGCACAACTAGGTCTTGTTCCCGGCAACTCTCTAACAAGCGCTTACTTACTTCTATTAATACCGCATCACCCGCACTGTGGCCATAATGATCATTAATACGCTTAAAAAAATCAATGTCTAACATTAAGATGCCAGTTAAAGTACTTTCACTATCATTTTCGCGACGCTTTTTACTGCGGACCTCCATATGCTCATGTAAAGCACGACGATTATATAGCCCCGTTAAGGGATCACGTTGTGATTGAATTGCTAATTGTTGGTTAGTTTCGGATAGCTTTTTATTAGATTGGCGAACTTTACGATATAAAGAGTACAAAGCAACAGCGGCAAAAAGCATTAATATTACAAAAAGCAAAGTTAACTTCTGTTGTAATTGCTGATTTTCTAATAGCTGAGCTTTTAAAGTGTTTTCATGCTCTAAAATTGTAATTTGCTGCGCCTTTGCTTTAGTGTCATAGCGGTTTTGCAATTCATTTAAGCGTGCTTCACGCACTGTAGTGCGAATATCCTCACGCAAAGCCATGCGTTCAAGTAATAAATCTGCTTGTTCTTGGTATCTGCCTGCCACCGCATAAGCATCAGATAAAGAATCATAATATGATTCAAAATCTACTTTTGTCGCATGCTGTCTAAAATAATCCATGCTAGCTTTAATTTGCTCAATACCAGCATCGTGCTCACCTTCTAATACGCGAATATAGCCTAAATTTAATAGCGATAGCTGTCGACTATATTCATTACCTATACTTATTGCACGCTGCTTAGCTCGCTCTAATATAGTTTTTGCTTGTTCAATTTGTTTAAGATCAATATGACTAACAGCTAAATTATTCTCAAAGGTTAAAGCTAAACGTTTATTACCATTGGCTAGCGCAGCTTCTAAACCTAAAGTATCAAATTGAATAGCATCTTCTAAGCGCTGTTCTATTCCTGCTATATAACCCAGCAATAAATAAAAATTGGGTAACATATCTAAGTGCTGATATTTAATGGCATCTCGCACTAACTGCTCTGTTAGCTGTTTTGCTTGCGACCAGTTTTTTAATTCAGCATGCACCCTTGCCATATTAAAATTTAAAAATGCTCGGCGGCGTAAAGTAAATTTATCATTGGTTTGCGTAATAACATCCATGCCACTTATAAAGTGCTGCAAGGCCAGCTCATACTGAGTGTCAGCTCGATACAGCCTGCCTAATACATTGTGGCCAAAATAAGCTATTCGTAAGTCTGTTGTATGTGGTAATAAGTCTACTAATACATCGGCTTTAAGAATGGCATCATCCAGCTTGTTCTGAAATAGCAGCAACTCTAACTCAGTAGCATAAATTTCAGTTAACACATTCGGGTTATCAGTAACTTCTGTAAGCTGCAACATTTGCTGCAATAATGCGTCAGTTTCAGCTTCATTTTTTACATCAATATCAGTTTTATAATAAGAATCTGTTATTAAATAACCTAGCAGCCGCGCTTTACTGGCTACAGCTGGGTTATTAGCATTACCATAGGATAGCTTTAGCTGCTGCAATAAGTCTCCTGCCTCAGCCTCTTTATTATCATCAATAAGCTGAATATAACGTTCTAGCTCTTGCTCTAATTCGACATCTACTCCAGTAGCGCCTAGAGGTAGAAAGCAGAATAAAAATGCAAAAGCAATAAGGTATCGCAAAGTAAACAGCTTAATATGCATCATAAAACTTTATACCTAATTTAAGATTAACTAACATTACCTTTAGCGCCTGATATTGTTGTTACATCAACCAACCCTTCGCGAATAGCACTAGATAAGTCACCATAAAGCAAAGCTTTTGCCTGCTCAAACTCAACCTTTAAGCCATTAACCACACAAACCTGATTTCTACCATTAGCTTTACTTAAATATAAAGCCATATCCGCAATTTGCATTACCTTTTCCCAGTCTAGCTGCTGCTCATTAACTCCAGAGAAGGGTAAATGAATAAAGCCACCGCTCACTGAGATATTAATACGGTGCTGTTCGTACTGCACTGGTGTTTCTGCTAATTTATTTAAAATTCGTTCTATAAAAACGGGAACCTGTGCCAATGAAATATCGTTTAATAACAATAATATTTCCTCGCCTCCCCAGCGCACCACTATGTCTTGCTCTCGACAGCTATCGAGTAAACGATTACTGACTTCTATCAATACTGCATCACCGGCACTATGGCCATAATGGTCATTAATCCGTTTAAAAAAGTCGATATCTAACATTAGAATGCCGGTTAATGTTTCATCATTATCATTGCTGCGCCGATGTTTAGCCCGGCCTATCATATGTTCATGTAAGGCTCGACGATTATACAGTCCAGTTAAAGGGTCACGCTGAGATTGAATAGCTAGCTGTAAGTTAGTCTCGTAAAGCTTTTTATTAGATTGGCGTACTTTACGATATAAGAAATATAAAGCGACTGCCGCAAATAGCATTAATACAACGAAAAGAAAGCTTAGCTTTTGTTGCAGTTGTTTATTTTCTAATAGCTGTGCTTTTAAAGTATTTTCTTGCTCTAAAATAATAATTTTTTGCGCTTTAGATTTATTATCAAACCTATTATGTAACTCACTTAAACGCGCATCTCGGTCTGCTGAACGAACATCTTCTCGCAACTGCATTTGTTTTAGCAGCGTCTCGGCTTGCTGTTGATATAACCCTGCAGCAGCATAGGCCTTAGCAAGCCACTCTAATTTTGGTTCATAATCTGCTTTTTTAGTGTGTTCTTCAAAATAGGCCAGACTAGCAAGCATTTGCTCAATTCCTGCTGTATGCTCGCCATTCATTACCCGAATATAACCTAAGTTTAATTTTATTAACTGTTGTGAAGCTTCATCTTCTAAGGTTAGGGCGCGCGCTAAGGCAGCCTGTAACACCTGCTTAGCTTGTGAGTACTGTGCTAACTCTATATAAATTGCACCTATGTTATTTTCAAAAACTAATGCAAGTGCTTCCCAGTCTACTTTTAATGTTGCCTCTATTCCTAGTTCAAAATATTTAATTGCTTCTTTAGGCTGCTTTTCTGCGCCAGCTATAAAACCCATTAACAAATAAAGCTCTGGTAAAATGCTGGTATATTCATATTTAGTGGCATCTGCAATTAATTGCTCTGCGATATCTCTAGCTTGAGACCAGTTTTTAAGCTCTACTTGAATATGAGCAATATTGTAATTTAAGAAAGTACGCCGGCGCAGTTTTAAAGCATTGTCTGTTGCCTCTGTTGCTTCTAAAGCTTGAATAAAGTGCTGTAACGACTCTCCATACTGACTATCGGCTCTGTATAAACGGGCTAAAACATTATTGGCATAATACTTAACTCGTAAATCTGTTGCTTGCTCTAAAAAGGTTTTAACTAAATCAGTCTTAATAATAGCTTCATTCAACTTACCTTTATAAAGTAATAATTCAAGCTCAGTAGCATAAATCTCACTTAGCGCATTTGGATTTTTTGTCTGCTCTGTAATGTTAAGAAGTTGCTCTAACAAGTTATCGCTAAGCTCAAGGTTATCAACATAAAATGCATTTGTTGTTAAGTAAGCTAAGAGTCTTGCTCTGCTTTGCAATGCCGAAGTGCCACCAGCAACTGTATATAGTTGTTCCAGCATAGCTGTAGAGGCTTCTTTATCTTTAGCTGCCAGCTCTAGATACTGATCTAATTGCTGTTCTAATTTTGGGTCAACATCCGATTCCTCGGCTGCAACTTGGAGAGCAAGAAGACTAAATAGCAGAATAAAAATAAATCGAATACACTGCTTCAACATAACGACTTCCTGAAGAGTTTTATGATATTAGCTAAAATTACCCTAAAAGTTTATTAAATGCACATTATTTAAAGACTCGTAATTTAATTGCCCAACAACGGTTGCAATAATTTAATATCAATACAGCGCATAATCTGTGCTCACACCTTATTGGCTGCGGACTGTAAGCAAGGCACTGTCAAAGTGTTTTACAATAAATAACAACTGCGTATTTTGCCTATATTTAACCTATTGTTTATCAATAACAAATTTCCTTGGCATTCTTATTGCTACTTCCTGATGACATAAGACTATTTAAATCAAAGGAACGATTATGAAAATACAAAAAACTACTTTATTAAGCTGTTTAGCTGCAGGTCTGCTTAGTATAACGGGTGTAGCTCATGCTGGTTTAGTATTAGACACTGGTGCCATCACTATGGGTGTCAAAGATAATGGTGGTTTAGGTTTTGCTGGTGTTGGCATTAACTTAACTGGCGGCCCAGGCGATGCCATTATGCCTGGCTGCTTATGTGAAGGTTGGGGTGCAGCTTCAAATGGCGTGGGTAGCTATACATATGGTGACACAGGCACTTATGGTTTTGCTTCGTCGACTTTCACGAGTACAGGTCCTGCTAACGCTGTATCAACAGTAGTGTTAAGTAGCGGCTTAACTGTAGTGCATACTTATTCATCTGCAGCTGGTGGTAGCTTATTTGGTGTTAATGTTTCAATCTTTAACACTTCAGGCTCTGCTGTTACCGATGTTCGCTATGCTCGCACCTTAGATTGGGACGTTGGTCCAGGCCACTTTGCAGATGACTTCACCACTATTTATGGTGGTACCACATCAGGTCCTGGCGGTAATGTTTTACACACTTCATTCAACCCATTTGCCGTCCCAAATCCAATGTCATTTCGTGGTAGTTACGGTGGTGTTGCAGCAAATAGCAATGGTGTGAATGTACCTGGTGATTTAGGCGCATATTTTGTTCTAGGTTTTGGTGACTTATTAGCTGGCGAATCAGTTAGCTTTGACACTTATATTGGTGCTGCTTTTACTACTTCTAGCTTATTAAGTGCTTTTGGCTCAGTTGGCATTGAAGCCTATTCCTACACTTATGATAACGATGGTGCCGCAACTTATGGTTGGGGCTTTGCTAATGTAGGTTTACCCCCAGCGATAGATCCGGATCCAACTGATGTTCCAGCTCCGGCTTCAATTGCATTGTTTACATTAGGCTTGGCAGGCTTAGGATTAAAAATTCGTCGTAAAAAATCTGTTTAAACAAATATCCACGCATAAAAAACACCAGCTTTGCTGGTGTTTTTTTAAGGCTCGCCTAAATTATTATGATGCTTACCAAATACAGGTATAGTTAGCTGCCACTTGATAGAAGCCGTGCGGAATAACAACAAACTAAACATACCAATAAGCATAGCTTGTAATTGGTCAACACCTAAAGCCAATAATCCCGTATAAAGCATACCCGCCAAAATACAAGTAATCGCATATAACTCACCTCTAAATACCATAGGGATTTCTCTACACAAAACATCTCGAATCATTCCACCACAGACACCGCTCATAGTGCCTAGTAAAATCGCTACCATAACCGAGGTACCGTATTCTAAAGACTTCTGTGTACCCGTCATAACAAATACCGCTAAGCCAAAAGCATCTGCTACTTGTAGCGTATTATGCGGTACAGTTAATCGCTTGCGTAGTAGCAAGATGGTCCCTACAGCTGCGATAAAAATAGCATAAAAGTAATTATTGTCATCAATCCAAATAACCGGAGCACCCAGCAATAAATCACGCACAGTTCCGCCGCCAATTGCCGTCACACTCGCCAGTACAATAACGGCAAAGCCATCCATTTGATTGCGCCAAGCAGCTAAAGTACCTGTAACCGCAAAAACGGCAATACCAAATAAATCAAACCAGTAAAAATACTGCTCCATAACGTACCTTTTAATCTTAAGTTAATGGTTTTAATTTATTCTATCTTAGCTTACTCTAATTTTATGCCGCTTATTATCATATATTTAACTCAAGAATATAAAAATACTAACTGTTTATAGCTCACTGTCTATGTTAACATTTTACAGATTTATTAACATAGATAATGTAAAGGACTAGCATGAAAAAATTAGTAATAGTAGCGGTTGTCGTAGCAGCTGCCGCAGGTGGTTTGTATTTTGCCAACAACAAGGCCGAAGAAGCTATTAAGCAACAAATCTCGTTAACTAACCAAACCTATATTGAGTTAGCTGCCAAAGGCGAAATGCCTCTTATCACTCTAAGCTACAAGGATGTTTCTGCCAATGTCCTTACATCAAGCTATAGTGTTCAAGACTTAGCAATTAGCGTTGGTGAATTAGGCAATGTAGCAACAGTGGCTAACATAACGGCTACTGGTATAAAGCCACAGCAATTATCAGACAAAGGCAGTATGAGCTTAAGCGGCTTAAAAGCAGCGCCAGCTGCACTGCAAATGTTACCACCAAATATAGTATCTTTTGTTGAAAGCTTAGAGATACACGGTGATTATAGCTATGCTTACCAAAAAGACGGTTCTTTACAGTTTAATCAAGCCACTCATATTAATGATGAGTTTAGTTTAAGCTATGATTTTTCTTTAGCGAATATGCAACAATTTTGGCAGTATGCTAAAGATGTTACGGCTATGCCAACTGAGCAACAACAGGCTCTAACGACTAGTGAAGACTATCCTCAACAAATGCTTGCTCAGTTAATGACCGGCGCATTAAACAAAGGTACCGTCGCTATAACAAACAACAATTTCCTACAGCGTTTAGCAAAAATAGCGGCTGAAAGTGGTCAAGGTGCTGACTTTGAAACTTTTCAAGGTATGGCTTTAATTGGTGTATCTAGCGCAGAGCAAATTCCTGCTGCTTTTAAAGAAAACTTAATTAAATTTATTAATAACCCAGAGAAATTAACCTTAAGTTTTTCTTTTGCTGAGCCATTAATGTTCAACTCTTTTGAAAGCGGCCAACTAGCAACTAAGCTTAATTCTCCAGAAGCTTTTATTGAGTTTGCCAATTTAAGCTTATCGGCTAACTAATTATGCAATAACCAGCCATGCTTATACCTTGAGCATGGCTATTTTTGGCACTAAGTTTTAGCAATTACCGGCTTTAGCTCAATTACATTTTGCTCAGGATCTTCGATATAAATAGATTCTGTCAAGCCGAGGGCGCCATAGCGTAATGCAAAATCAGAGTAGTGAACCTGATGCTGCTCTAAAAACTGAATGAGCTTATCTTGCTCAATAGTCTCTAATTGTAAACATATATGATCAACATTACGGCCATCTTGTTGTGGCGGTTTTCCACCCAAACGCCCTAATTCACTATCAACTTGCACTATATCTATTAATGCTGAACCCGCTCGTAATTGTACTAAACCATTTTCAGTACGTTTATCTCGCTCCACAGTGCAGCCTAATATCTGGCAATAAAAATGCAGCATAACCTCAAGCTTAGTGGTTCTAAAGACGACATGATCAATACCTAATATTTTTAACATAGCGTGAATCTAGCCTGTATTCTATTCTTTATATATCTTTAATGTTCTGTATGGAGCTAAAAATGCCCCCACTTAACA
This window harbors:
- a CDS encoding PEP-CTERM sorting domain-containing protein → MKIQKTTLLSCLAAGLLSITGVAHAGLVLDTGAITMGVKDNGGLGFAGVGINLTGGPGDAIMPGCLCEGWGAASNGVGSYTYGDTGTYGFASSTFTSTGPANAVSTVVLSSGLTVVHTYSSAAGGSLFGVNVSIFNTSGSAVTDVRYARTLDWDVGPGHFADDFTTIYGGTTSGPGGNVLHTSFNPFAVPNPMSFRGSYGGVAANSNGVNVPGDLGAYFVLGFGDLLAGESVSFDTYIGAAFTTSSLLSAFGSVGIEAYSYTYDNDGAATYGWGFANVGLPPAIDPDPTDVPAPASIALFTLGLAGLGLKIRRKKSV
- a CDS encoding trimeric intracellular cation channel family protein: MEQYFYWFDLFGIAVFAVTGTLAAWRNQMDGFAVIVLASVTAIGGGTVRDLLLGAPVIWIDDNNYFYAIFIAAVGTILLLRKRLTVPHNTLQVADAFGLAVFVMTGTQKSLEYGTSVMVAILLGTMSGVCGGMIRDVLCREIPMVFRGELYAITCILAGMLYTGLLALGVDQLQAMLIGMFSLLLFRTASIKWQLTIPVFGKHHNNLGEP
- a CDS encoding diguanylate cyclase, encoding MMHIKLFTLRYLIAFAFLFCFLPLGATGVDVELEQELERYIQLIDDNKEAEAGDLLQQLKLSYGNANNPAVASKARLLGYLITDSYYKTDIDVKNEAETDALLQQMLQLTEVTDNPNVLTEIYATELELLLFQNKLDDAILKADVLVDLLPHTTDLRIAYFGHNVLGRLYRADTQYELALQHFISGMDVITQTNDKFTLRRRAFLNFNMARVHAELKNWSQAKQLTEQLVRDAIKYQHLDMLPNFYLLLGYIAGIEQRLEDAIQFDTLGLEAALANGNKRLALTFENNLAVSHIDLKQIEQAKTILERAKQRAISIGNEYSRQLSLLNLGYIRVLEGEHDAGIEQIKASMDYFRQHATKVDFESYYDSLSDAYAVAGRYQEQADLLLERMALREDIRTTVREARLNELQNRYDTKAKAQQITILEHENTLKAQLLENQQLQQKLTLLFVILMLFAAVALYSLYRKVRQSNKKLSETNQQLAIQSQRDPLTGLYNRRALHEHMEVRSKKRRENDSESTLTGILMLDIDFFKRINDHYGHSAGDAVLIEVSKRLLESCREQDLVVRWGGEEILLLLDNISLEKVPIFIKRILNKLAEAPVQYEQHRINVSVSGGFIHLPFANISEQELDWEKVMQISDMALYRSKANGRNQVCMINGLNVNFATAETLLYTDLTGAIREGLIDVATVTGPGGNVN
- a CDS encoding VOC family protein — its product is MLKILGIDHVVFRTTKLEVMLHFYCQILGCTVERDKRTENGLVQLRAGSALIDIVQVDSELGRLGGKPPQQDGRNVDHICLQLETIEQDKLIQFLEQHQVHYSDFALRYGALGLTESIYIEDPEQNVIELKPVIAKT
- a CDS encoding GGDEF domain-containing protein, with product MLKQCIRFIFILLFSLLALQVAAEESDVDPKLEQQLDQYLELAAKDKEASTAMLEQLYTVAGGTSALQSRARLLAYLTTNAFYVDNLELSDNLLEQLLNITEQTKNPNALSEIYATELELLLYKGKLNEAIIKTDLVKTFLEQATDLRVKYYANNVLARLYRADSQYGESLQHFIQALEATEATDNALKLRRRTFLNYNIAHIQVELKNWSQARDIAEQLIADATKYEYTSILPELYLLMGFIAGAEKQPKEAIKYFELGIEATLKVDWEALALVFENNIGAIYIELAQYSQAKQVLQAALARALTLEDEASQQLIKLNLGYIRVMNGEHTAGIEQMLASLAYFEEHTKKADYEPKLEWLAKAYAAAGLYQQQAETLLKQMQLREDVRSADRDARLSELHNRFDNKSKAQKIIILEQENTLKAQLLENKQLQQKLSFLFVVLMLFAAVALYFLYRKVRQSNKKLYETNLQLAIQSQRDPLTGLYNRRALHEHMIGRAKHRRSNDNDETLTGILMLDIDFFKRINDHYGHSAGDAVLIEVSNRLLDSCREQDIVVRWGGEEILLLLNDISLAQVPVFIERILNKLAETPVQYEQHRINISVSGGFIHLPFSGVNEQQLDWEKVMQIADMALYLSKANGRNQVCVVNGLKVEFEQAKALLYGDLSSAIREGLVDVTTISGAKGNVS
- a CDS encoding S41 family peptidase, with the protein product MHLPHKLTLMVAAISLLLTGCGGSGSSIDTDDISGGNQLVYTPGQYLAESKLKDYCAIPRKGIDPFSNKAYPDKVGSALHEKLWLRSWSNRTYLWYRELSDLNPAGYNVVDYFHRLKTDGKTDSGASKDKFHFVQNTADYLQQTQSGVESGYGISWHLNQGVPPRKLTVAYTEPGSPAASAGISRGDEVRFVNGVDFVNDNTDEGLAKILAGLYPSSAGESHQIVMQKVAGNQMTYNVQSADVATTPVQNVSVINTDIGKVGYLVFNSHIAIAQPQLISAIEKFGTENISELVIDLRYNGGGLLALASQFGYMVAGNNIIQDRFFEKVQFNDKYPNTNPVTGAPLQPMPFYDTVIDYNQGRLTSQALPTLGLNRVFVLTSESTCSASEAFMNALRGVDVEVIQIGGQTCGKPYGFYPADNCGLTYFTVQFSGINAKGFGDYADGFIPVEYPVYAADVKGCAVEDDFKHNLGNTAEASLNTALYFAKHHSCPVVAASVSQQVDKTDSFAAVKETGTVEFKLKQPNLLLDNRISMPILPLE